The Argentina anserina chromosome 5, drPotAnse1.1, whole genome shotgun sequence genome includes the window CAACTAATCTAAATAGCACGACACACATGTACACAAAAAGCTTGACAATAAAATGTTATGAAGAAGTTGGACAGGACAGAAATTAAGATTAAAATAAAGCAGTACTTCATGTTAAATTCATTTTCCAATTCTATCATACCACACTATACAAAACATGAACGAACATATCAGTACTTCATAGGAAACAAAGGAGTCAAATATGAAACGAGACACTGATATTATTGAACTGAAATACAGAAACTATATTTCAAGCCATTCAACCCAGCACttcatgaaaatgaaagatgcttatttgaaaagaaaatcattcATAATTATCCAAGAGCATGGCAAAGGTGTGTTGCATTCCATGTCTAAAGTGCCCAAACAAGTGCCGGTGCTACGAGGATACATGATTCCAGGTTTTCCATCCTGATCCTTGAGAGACAAACAATCCTAATTATTCAAAACTAAGAAAGGAGCTTCCtaagttttaacttttaactgTTTTCGAGCTTTCTTCATTTATCAGCCGGACAATTCTAAGGCAACCAGTAATTCGAACTTATTATTCAAGAGGCAATGATACTGTGACAAGtgttaaacaaacaaaaaagttgATCGAGTACCCCCACAGAATTGAATCCGCAATTGCTACAAGGTTAACAAAACAAGACAAGAAAGTGAGTCCAACAACCATTGAAATGGAGACATATCATTCAAACCTTATTAGCATAAACTGATATGCCATGTACGTGATCTACTCCACTATACTTAGCCCTTGTTGACAATGTTTGACTTAAATAAATATGTACCCACTAAACTTTACTCCCCCGGTTGCTACCCATAAACTAATTTGCTTTCTCAAAAGACTAATTTGCTCTTGACTCAATATGCTCATAGATCATTCTATGCCACATTTGACTTAACAGATAGGCACAAAGCAGTTCAAATTCTATGCCAACGAACACTACAGAGATCAGTACAACGAAACGAACTTTGCCTGAACATAAAATCAATCAGTCTTCCGATTTCAATTGCTAGTCAACACTAAAAAGGACACCTTTACTCTCCAAGCAACAAGCACACATCAAAATTCCCCACATTTTAAAAGCAGTAGATGCACAAAGCAACGCACTTTGcctaattcaactaaaatCGGAACTGCTAACATTCTTCACTATAAATCTTAAGACAGCAAATTCAGATTTTTACTTCTAAAACTGATCCAAATCACTGAAATGAAGTCAGAAGAGAAAAACGACAGACCTGGACGCCGCCGTCGCCGGAGCGACAAGGAATGAGAATCGGACCGGGGAGAGGACGGTCAACGGCGACTTGAACTGGAACGCTGAAGCCTTTGCGGGGAAGTCCGGTGTCTCGGAAGTGAGCCTGATTACTACGGGGATGACTGTCGTCGTCCTCCTCCTCTTTGTCTTTGACTTCGTGGTCATCGTCTTTAGCAAGCCCTAGAAACACCGATAGCTTCTTAAACAGCCCCATCCACTAAGCAATCCTACTCCGGACGACGTCGTAGCGGCGGACGGCAACGGATTAGGGTTGGACGGCCGTGAATTGTAGTAAGCGTAGAACGGGTTGTGATGGAATTGGGGAGAAAAGATTAGGACTCTGGGGGGTTTGGTTGTGAGAATTAGGACTTCTCATGTTTGTGCCTTTTTGTATCCTTTTTAGACTCCAAATAGATCTACctgaatttatttattttcattcaatttttttttgttgcttaAACAGATATTTGTCTATGCAAAATCAAGTGTAATTACACATGTAATTTTAGCGATTTATATGTTATATCAGAAGACGACCGTAATAGTTAAACAATAGAGGTGACAAGCCACTCGAATGCAAACTAAATTAAAACAAtagaaaactaaaataaataCGCATAAATACATTTATTAATCAGATAAAAGAATAATGTAAAAAGCAAAATAACTTCATAAACTAGTGTGAGGAACCTACGAATCCATCTAAGATTGTATATGGTATGTCTCTCACCCAAGGGACGAAACGTCCAAACTCACACAAGTGCTATAATGAATCTTTCCTAATCAACCAAGGAATCACTCACCAACTACCTCATCATCACCGAGGCAGTGACCGTCCATTGAGACTTGTTCTAGCTCCACTCCATACTCTATGCATTTCTCCTAGCCTGACCCGACTTATTTCAAACCAGCTCCACTAGCGTCTTACAGATCTCTGCATCAAGCTCTGGTACACGCCACGGTTGTCTAGGTAGTGAGAATCCAAGTCGATACAAGCGAGTGCATTCATGATCAACCCCAGAACTAAGGCGACAACAAAAAAGACGCCCAACAACTAAGCAAAGACAATGGAAGCCATGTAGTGCGACAGAGAGGAGGTTGGCGGCGGGGAGAACAACTTTATGGGTTGAGAGAGGGTGGGGGAAAATAAAGGGAATGTGGTGTATATGAGTGGATATGGGGGAGGAATGGTGGAAGGGGTGGGAGGCGTGGAAATGGTGGAAGGGACGGATAGCAAGTTCTTGATCTTCCATTTTGTTTTACCAACCGTACTCCTAATCTTCATGTGGTATTTCTGAACGATCATCGGAGACGCTCTCAAGTTGTTGTGGAATGTTTGAAGCGATCTTGTGTTCTCGATTTAAATTACGGGATACTTGTAGTTGATTATTGGTACTGAATTTCAAAGTCAAATTAAAGACAATGTCAATTCAATTctttgatataaaaaaaatataaagcaaCTTTTcaaaactcttttttttttaatttttcgatAATACTTCTAAAAATATCACTTGTACAAAATAGTTTTTAACTACGGCTTCTTTTGCAAGGTAATCCTCAATCTTCAGCTTATATGATAAACTTCACTAATCACACCACGAAAATATGTGCCATCTTTTGCATGagtttatatataataacagCTGAAATATATGTATTGTTGATTATTGTTATACGTACTCATGGACAAAGTAAGCAATCAAACTTATAAAGTTTATATATCTTTTATTAATACAACGGACCTCTCATATTGGAATCGACCAACGTCAGTTTTGAATCCATAAGACTAGCTTTTTTTGAATGCATGATAAACTTTGGAATCTATAccacgaaaattgaaaaaaaacaaaacactcATAGtttattaatataaaaaataatcacTTAAGTGACAACAAGAGGtgacttaaatattgaaaaataaatataaaaaacctAATGTGCTAACAACAAACCTAATGAAGCCTACAAGTTAAGATAAAATAAAGCCCAaaaatcccaaaaaaaaaattcaaaaaaaaacactaaaaatAGTTTTTGAGGCCTAATTAAACAACGTCGGATGGccgaaaaaattgaaaaacccACACATGTAGTTCTTTGATTCCTAGTGACGTTTCCTTTTTGAAAATGTTTTATTTGCCTAATTCAGCTTGAAGCTCATACATGAATAATAGTAGCCTTCTTTTTCTTGCGACGGTGCTCTTCAATTCTTGCCATTAGTTCCACATCATTTATAGTAGgagttaatttatttcataataTGCTAATTGTTGGAGTATGTAGTTGTTGGAGTATAAGCTTAGAGGTGCATGTATACTTTCACACTAGAGTCGTATAAGCCTATAAGCATAAGTGTTGCATTACTTAGAATATCATAATGTTCTTGGTTAAAACCGATAGAGTCTCATTTGATGTTTTGGGTAATCTACAAATTAAAAGCCGCTTACAACCTTTAGTGTGCAGTATGCATTACTTAATATGATGTGCTCTTCTTAATAGAATGCATAAGGATGAGCTGAGATTGAGCTGCTCAAGCTTTTGACTTCTCTTTCAGAGAATGAAAGCCTGCTAGAcaagaaacatatataacaaGTTTTGAGGCTTGGCTGGCTTGTGGACAGACGAGCAGTCGGCAGAACAGTGTCCGGAATAATGTTATATCTGTGGAAGTATGTTGTGCTCTCAAGATACTGACCAAGCTCATGCTTAAAGTATATTAGtattgtttctattttgtgCCTTTCTTAACTAACTGTAACTATTGCTCAGAGGAGAGTTGGCTTTGGGAAACACAAATTTGAAAGAACATGGTCTGATTTGAGGTGCTTCCTCAGTTTTTGGCCGTGATTGGATCGTGTATCGACCGTGGACTGTCTAACGTCTACAAATGAACATTGTGAATAACTTTGCAGTACGGCCAAGTGTATAGCGAACACATGAGCTTCACCATCTGAGGTTACATGTAGGGTTTGAAACTCATGAATCTATTGATGATTTGCTTAAGAGTCCGAAATTGCTGGTCTCCTGTTGCTTGCCTGTTAATCCTATTATTCTTCATCAAGGCATCACTAGACGAGATCTTTGGCCTCTATATTTGTTTTGCAGCTTGTTGATATGGAGATAAGGAGATTAGTTCTTTCCTTTCTACTGGTTGGTGCAAAATGATTGCGGATGTATAGTTGTTTTCTACCTTGAGTCCTTGACAAAGGGCTACGAAATGAGAAGATTAATGTCATGTCCAGGATATGACCCAAACATAAAAATGTCATGTCCAGGAGCTTAAACCCGTAAATTCAAAATCGAGAACAAAACATATTATACAAATTGGTAGATACAATGGAATCCCTTGGGCTGTTAATTGACTCATTAAACAATAATTTACGTTTACAATCCCATGAAAACTGTGCCAAACGCAACAAATATGTCgggagaaaaaagaagaaaaacaaatggagGCTCAAATGTACTAGTTCTAGAGTAAAACTAGCATT containing:
- the LOC126796159 gene encoding uncharacterized protein LOC126796159, whose protein sequence is MGLFKKLSVFLGLAKDDDHEVKDKEEEDDDSHPRSNQAHFRDTGLPRKGFSVPVQVAVDRPLPGPILIPCRSGDGGVQGLRWHAKRLRIDEDGDVADEFLEEVFPDMSASRESRRFEVKSGTRPAKVKSQAISQDGRIQQRVEYRGRSVWI